From Anopheles arabiensis isolate DONGOLA chromosome 3, AaraD3, whole genome shotgun sequence, a single genomic window includes:
- the LOC120902219 gene encoding zinc finger protein 235 gives MDYNISRLCRVCLEEGVFTSIFSTDLVAMAPANMLVMCANIKVSRDDGLPSTICNNCMYRLGVAFHLKQQCENSDMRLRQYMNGGSAMSYSYTLDKETMTDESWLLSGMDHKGDDQKSPEKKTNSKKRYRVKLPEERKKRGPKPMPKIPQTCYQCHKSFKCAAQLQMHLRTHSGEKPYACNLCPRRFAQKHNLAIHLRTHTGERPYQCEICSKQFSALGNFQAHKKIHTNERDHVCPSCNKGFITSGDLTRHMISHSGIKNYHCDICAKSFSRNRDMMAHKRKMHLEECGNECYKCHECHKVFATLNNLNVHMRVHAQEVNVADPVGELMPPHGQQQQQQQQQQQHQQHHQQQQLQHQLHHQQQAHQQVPVPLALPPHALGPPGSLGVGLGMLPYPSSHVPTHPPAQVAYHSQIHPAQRLHPY, from the exons ATGGATTACAACATTAGTCGACTGTGCCGCGTGTGCCTGGAGGAGGGAGTGTTTACATCAATATTCAGCACCGATCTGGTCGCAATGGCACCGGCCAATATGCTCGTAATGTGTGCCAACATAAAG GTATCGAGAGACGATGGACTTCCCAGCACGATCTGCAACAACTGTATGTACCGGCTCGGGGTAGCATTTCACCTAAAGCAGCAGTGTGAAAATTCCGACATGAGACTGCGCCAGTACATGAACGGAGGCTCGGCCATGAGCTACAGCTACACGCTGGACAAGGAAACGATGACTGACGAATCGTGGCTGCTGTCGGGCATGGACCATAAAGGCGACGATCAAAAGTCGCCGGAAAA aaaaacaaacagtaaaAAACGATACCGAGTCAAACTGCCCGAGGAGCGCAAGAAGAGGGGGCCAAAACCGATGCCAAAAATTCCACAAACATGCTACCAGTGTCACAAATCCTTCAAGTGTGCCGCTCAACTGCAAATGCATCTGCG CACACACTCGGGCGAAAAGCCGTACGCATGCAATCTCTGTCCCCGCCGGTTCGCCCAAAAGCACAACCTTGCCATCCACCTGCGGACGCACACGGGCGAACGGCCGTACCAGTGTGAGATCTGCAGCAAACAGTTCTCCGCCCTGGGGAACTTTCAGGCGCACAAAAAGATACACACGAACGAGCGGGATCACGTGTGCCCGTCCTGCAACAAGGGCTTCATTACGTCGGGCGATCTGACCCGGCACATGATCTCACACTCGGGCATCAAAAACTATCACTGTGATATATGTGCGAAAAGCTTCAGCCGGAACCGTGACATGATGGCACACAAGCGCAAGATGCATCTGGAAGAGTGTGGCAACGAGTGCTACAAGTGCCACGAGTGTCACAAAGTGTTCGCCACCCTGAACAATCTGAACGTTCACATGAGGGTGCATGCGCAGGAGGTAAACGTGGCGGATCCGGTGGGTGAGCTTATGCCACCACAcggacaacagcagcagcagcagcagcagcagcaacagcaccagcagcaccaccagcagcagcagctccagcatcAGCTCCATCACCAACAACAGGCACATCAGCAGGTTCCGGTACCACTCGCCCTCCCACCACACGCACTCGGTCCACCGGGCTCGCTTGGCGTTGGGTTGGGTATGTTACCATACCCGTCCTCCCACGTGCCAACCCATCCACCGGCACAGGTAGCGTACCACAGTCAAATCCATCCAGCACAGCGGCTACACCCGTACTAA
- the LOC120902379 gene encoding mitochondrial basic amino acids transporter, giving the protein MALDFAAGCLGGCAGVLVGFPFDTVKVHLQTQNHRNPLYRGTYDCFRKIVVREGVHGLYRGMSSPMAGVAVVNAIVFGVYGNIQRRTANPDSLYSHFLAGSAAGLAQSIVCSPMELIKTRLQLQDNLPRAAERFSGPMDCTRAIWRREGFRGIFRGLGITAARDMPGFSSYFVAYEYMVRCVANPSPFVILMAGGLAGTFSWLVTFPLDVVKSRLQADGISGKPQYNGLIDCVRKSHAAEGWAFLSRGLASTLLRAFPMNAVCFLVVSYTMKLFDDPKVSSVVEELGATAATVETPLLIVPTVVPQVPIATAPKLSVPAPAYNKRASHHDHDSHLLNIKQNTYRFLRSLGAFSEAVCCAEMGELTDDLYDRDEAEQRRASYAKLNELLLSTDPEDTSNRYPFLGD; this is encoded by the exons ATGGCTTTGGACTTTGCTGCCGGCTGTTTGGGAG GTTGTGCCGGTGTTCTCGTTGGCTTCCCGTTCGACACGGTGAAGGTGCACCTGCAGACGCAAAACCATCGCAATCCGCTGTACCGCGGCACGTACGACTGCTTCCGGAAGATCGTTGTACGCGAGGGTGTCCATGGACTGTACCGCGGAATGTCCAGCCCGATGGCGGGCGTCGCCGTCGTTAACGCGATCGTGTTCGGCGTGTACGGCAATATACAGCGGCGCACCGCCAATCCGGACTCGCTGTACTCCCACTTCTTGGCCGGTTCGGCGGCTGGGCTGGCCCAGAGCATTGTCTGCTCGCCGATGGAGCTGATCAAGACGCGCCTTCAGCTGCAGGACAATCTACCACGCGCTGCGGAACGGTTCAGTGGACCGATGGATTGTACCCGCGCCATCTGGCGCCGGGAAGGTTTCCGGGGCATCTTCCGCGGGCTGGGCATCACGGCTGCCCGTGACATGCCGG GATTCTCAAGCTACTTTGTCGCCTACGAGTACATGGTCCGGTGCGTTGCGAATCCATCGCCTTTCGTTATCCTGATGGCCGGTGGGCTTGCCGGTACTTTCTCCTGGCTCGTCACCTTCCCGCTCGATGTCGTCAAATCGCGCCTGCAAGCGGATGGTATCTCGGGAAAGCCACAATACAATGGGCTCATCGATTGCGTGCGGAAAAGCCACGCCGCCGAGGGATGGGCGTTTTTATCGCGCGGACTCGCCTCAACGCTGCTGCGTGCCTTCCCAATGAACGCCGTCTGCTTTCTGGTAGTATCGTACACGATGAAGCTGTTCGATGATCCTAAAGTTAGTAGCGTCGTTGAGGAGCTTGGTGCAACGGCGGCTACTGTCGAGACGCCGTTGCTGATCGTTCCTACCGTTGTCCCGCAAGTGCCGATCGCGACCGCTCCCAAGCTGTCGGTTCCTGCTCCCGCGTACAACAAGCGTGCCAGCCACCACGACCACGACAGTCACCTGCTAAACATCAAGCAAAACACTTACCGCTTCTTGCGATCGCTCGGTGCATTCAGCGAGGCCGTTTGCTGTGCCGAGATGGGCGAGCTGACGGACGATCTGTACGATCGTGACGAGGCGGAACAGCGGAGGGCAAGCTACGCAAAGCtgaacgagctgctgctgagcACCGATCCGGAGGATACCAGCAATCGGTACCCATTTTTAGGCGACTAA
- the LOC120902378 gene encoding coiled-coil domain-containing protein 40 — protein MNPEEDANSISVQADAFNESVMDRVGVLETDHPLLERFQSALKSHLLKVKNQLEEEVADLNHRLVQNEKESEEVGAELYDLQEEIDNQKELLEIYGKEILELAAQRQQEERLAAQYRKEFEEQQLSLKEFRKMHKEHLMELENLTVLESEFAKWAQEIKDEIAVAKRVASKDAKDALAAAEEKRQVDLLLLNLSNEVKRKEHELEEIEEQIREQDGQRETISRSLADANTDLEALQHEHKCLAQAWGEVIVAIQQRDRVLVKTKEELEAIYEEHKVIKSKTEITKKAAAKEMEQNEKLAGFKNRIQGDINSLEKQVRKEQEDEDKLKRDLDHYALILEQTEADILKAQQEGLQLENHLKSLRQTLEKQNRKKFELEEQILELLQDQLTTDKAGEAQGKLLRDTQEKRRELEISMSDTENQLSVVLLELEKWRSLVENSKDVLRKAKLEHDELDADANKYNEEIKLEKERIAAKLRKMDALNRELEQLISKAGGQEMNPDELKLLDVQQDIVEIEAQLKEANASWVKLQSNVVALSEKRSLQLNEINYSRKKLLLAEQKAIKIEALLAEVMNENREIVRSLSALNTRLDAASLELFKTRKVHEKGEQECEVAHHQATERLRDAEMAVLNLEQELKDLGKEIEDCKQEVLEKHREALSWETKCKMSSEAKKFKDEETTQNSEIGIMKAEIHRMQVRYGQLKRMQEKLVHDLENTVHHRENIFESVNAREKVFDGKFKTRSTMQHKINELKNKLKVVFSEISQAEKSLLEIDTAQKLLQAEIENKKHQIEEEKLQTNLIRAETEQASLLKQENLDYIVRHQYRARRYRGLANAQQLPKFRNEILIQADLQRQREVNENIAAVVETLQQDFPVQKYNLNKILQLLK, from the exons ATGAATCCGGAGGAGGATGCTAACTCCATCAGTGTGCAGGCCGACGCATTCAACGAATCCGTCATGGATCGTGTCGGCGTACTGGAAACGGACCATCCCCTGCTCGAGCGGTTCCAGTCCGCCCTGAAGTCTCACCTGCTGAAGGTGAAGAACCAGCTCGAGGAGGAGGTGGCCGATTTGAACCACCGTCTGGTGCAGAACGAGAAGGAATCGGAAGAGGTCGGCGCGGAGCTGTACGATCTGCAGGAGGAGATCGACAATCAGAAGGAGCTGCTCGAAATTTACGGTAAAGAAATTCTCGAACTGGCCGCCCAGCGGCAGCAGGAGGAACGGCTAGCCGCCCAGTACCGGAAGGAGTTTGAGGAGCAGCAgctctcgctgaaagagtttCGCAAGATGCACAAGGAGCACCTGATGGAGCTGGAAAATCTGACCGTGCTGGAGAGCGAGTTTGCCAAGTGGGCGCAGGAGATTAAGGACGAAATAGCGGTCGCGAAGCGTGTCGCCAGCAAGGACGCCAAGGATGCGCTGGCCGCGGCGGAAGAGAAGCGGCAGgtcgatctgctgctgctcaaccTGTCCAACGAGGTGAAGCGCAAGGAGCACGAGCTGGAAGAGATCGAGGAGCAGATCCGGGAGCAGGACGGGCAGCGGGAAACGATTAGCCGCAGCCTGGCCGATGCCAACACCGACCTGGAGGCGTTGCAGCACGAGCACAAGTGTCTGGCACAGGCCTGGGGCGAGGTGATAGTGGCGATCCAGCAGCGCGATCGGGTGCTGGTGAAGACGAAGGAAGAGCTGGAAGCGATTTACGAGGAGCACAAAGTTATCAAGAGCAAGACGGAAATCACCAAGAAGGCGGCGGCCAAGGAAATGGAGCAGAACGAGAAGCTGGCCGGCTTCAAGAACCGCATCCAGGGGGACATCAACTCGCTGGAGAAGCAGGTCCGGAAGGAGCAGGAGGATGAAGATAAGCTCAAGCGTGACCTGGATCACTACGCGCTGATTCTCGAACAAACCGAGGCCGATATCCTGAAGGCGCAGCAGGAGGGCCTGCAGCTGGAGAATCATCTCAAGTCGCTGCGCCAAACGCTCGAGAAGCAGAATCGCAAAAAGTTCGAGCTGGAGGAGCAGATACTGGAGCTGCTGCAAGATCAGCTGACCACCGATAAGGCGGGCGAGGCGCAGGGGAAGCTGCTGCGCGATACGCAGGAGAAGCGCCGCGAGCTGGAGATTAGCATGTCGGACACGGAGAACCAGCTgtcggtggtgctgctggagctggaaAAGTGGCGTTCGCTCGTGGAAAATTCGAAAGACGTTCTGCGAAAGGCTAAG CTTGAGCACGACGAGCTGGATGCCGACGCGAACAAGTACAACGAGGAGATAAAGCTGGAAAAGGAGCGTATTGCTGCGAAGCTGCGCAAAATGGATGCGCTGAACAGGGAACTGGAGCAGCTGATCAGCAAGGCGGGCGGGCAGGAGATGAACCCGGACGAGCTGAAGCTGCTCGACGTGCAGCAAGACATCGTGGAGATAGAGGCGCAGCTCAAGGAGGCGAATGCGTCGTGGGTCAAGCTGCAATCGAACGTGGTAGCCCTGTCGGAAAAGCGCTCCCTGCAGCTGAATGAAATCAACTACTCCAGAAAGA AGCTGCTGTTGGCGGAACAGAAAGCGATCAAGATCGAGGCGCTGCTGGCGGAGGTGATGAATGAAAACCGGGAGATTGTGCGCTCACTATCGGCACTCAACACGCGGCTCGATGCGGCCAGCCTGGAGCTGTTCAAGACGCGCAAGGTGCACGAGAAGGGCGAGCAGGAGTGCGAAGTGGCCCATCACCAGGCGACGGAGCGGCTGCGCGATGCCGAAATGGCGGTGCTGAATCTCGAGCAGGAGCTGAAGGACCTGGGCAAGGAGATCGAGGACTGCAAGCAGGAGGTGCTGGAGAAGCACCGGGAAGCATTGTCCTGGGAGACGAAGTGCAAGATGTCGTCCGAGGCGAAGAAGTTCAAGGACGAGGAAACGACCCAGAACAGTGAGATTGGTATCATGAAGGCGGAGATCCACCGGATGCAGGTGCGGTACGGGCAGCTGAAGCGCATGCAGGAGAAGCTGGTGCACGATCTGGAGAACACGGTGCACCATCGGGAGAACATATTCGAGTCGGTCAATGCACGGGAGAAGGTGTTCGATGGGAAGTTTAAGACCCGGTCAACGATGCAGCACAAGATCAATGAGCTGAAGAACAAACTGAAGGTGGTGTTTTCG GAAATATCTCAAGCAGAAAAGAGCCTGCTCGAGATCGACACCGCTCAGAAGCTGCTCCAGGCAGAGATCGAGAACAAAAAGCACCAGATCGAGGAGGAAAAGCTACAGACCAATCTGATTCGCGCAGAAACGGAACAGGCATCCCTGCTGAAGCAGGAAAATCTGGATTACATCGTGCGCCACCAGTACCGTGCCCGTCGGTATCGGGGACTGGCCAACGCACAGCAGCTGCCCAAGTTTCGCAACGAAATCCTGATCCAGGCTGATCTGCAGCGCCAGCGCGAGGTGAACGAAAACATTGCCGCAGTGGTGGAGACGCTGCAGCAAGATTTCCCCGTTCAAAAGTATAATCTGAACAAAATTCTTCAGTTGCTGAAATGA
- the LOC120902218 gene encoding calmodulin-lysine N-methyltransferase, which yields MRSVGTTDGDETARDEAPETGASVQDATDDRWQWRRRRQHEDDINWKMSDQQQVTPDRVVVTDGPADRAPSPARPLAGPCDGENNPIKSLRRQRRVEGASCSGPAVTSITPPTVPIGGADADTRWSARLLHQGQPAVLLPKPVEPSGDKNSPPAGQDDTANNNNNRADVARELEDALERKRHNTVNARRRWKLLAKALRHDSSEDDQFAKFNLIEADRAGDEKDENVYVYRLYDRYRLKIRLIGPERPWTASELIGFNNTGNICVWPSEEALAYYILSRLSQFEGTSVLELGGGMTCLAGLVLAKYGQPAFVHVTDGNELSVENVRHSLVLNKFNCTIKSSVLKWEQTARTDREPPNERYHFILSADCLFFDESRSQLIDTIWQLLADEGVALITAPRRGQTLGLFLDECVARGFHYELLQCYNEAIWARHLELKQTDGYDENVHYPLLVKMYKYGQCGGAGSMLHRL from the coding sequence ATGCGCTCGGTCGGCACGACGGACGGGGACGAAACGGCCCGGGACGAAGCGCCAGAAACGGGTGCCAGCGTGCAAGACGCCACGGACGACCGGTGGCAATGGAGGCGGCGACGACAACACGAAGATGACATAAATTGGAAAATGTCAGACCAGCAACAGGTGACACCGGATCGGGTGGTCGTCACCGATGGGCCGGCCGACCGAGCGCCATCGCCCGCCCGGCCTCTCGCCGGACCCTGCGATGGGGAGAATAATCCAATTAAATCGTTGCGACGGCAACGGCGTGTTGAGGGCGCATCGTGCTCCGGCCCTGCCGTCACATCAATCACGCCACCCACAGTGCCGATTGGTGGCGCAGATGCGGACACCCGATGGTCGGCACGGCTGTTGCATCAGGGCCAGCCGGCCGTGCTACTCCCCAAGCCAGTCGAGCCGAGCGGTGATAAAAATAGTCCACCCGCCGGCCAGGACGATacggccaacaacaacaacaatcgggCCGATGTGGCGCGCGAGCTGGAGGACGCACTGGAGCGGAAGCGCCACAACACGGTGAACGCCCGGCGACGCTGGAAGCTGCTGGCGAAGGCGCTCCGGCACGATTCGAGCGAGGACGATCAGTTCGCCAAGTTTAACCTGATCGAGGCGGATCGGGCCGGGGACGAGAAGGACGAGAACGTGTACGTGTACCGGCTGTACGATCGGTACCGGTTGAAGATCCGGCTGATTGGGCCCGAGCGGCCCTGGACGGCGAGTGAGCTGATCGGGTTCAACAACACCGGGAACATCTGCGTGTGGCCGTCGGAGGAAGCGCTCGCCTACTACATCCTTTCCCGGTTGTCCCAGTTCGAGGGGACGTCGGTGCTGGAGCTGGGGGGTGGTATGACCTGTCTGGCCGGGCTGGTGCTGGCGAAGTACGGCCAGCCCGCCTTCGTGCACGTGACCGACGGGAACGAGCTGTCGGTGGAGAATGTGCGCCACTCGCTCGTGCTGAACAAGTTCAACTGTACGATCAAATCGTCCGTGCTGAAGTGGGAACAGACGGCCCGGACGGACCGGGAACCTCCGAACGAGCGGTACCACTTCATCCTGTCCGCCGACTGCCTGTTCTTCGACGAGTCCCGATCGCAGCTGATCGACACGATCTGGCAACTGCTGGCGGACGAAGGTGTCGCGCTGATCACGGCCCCGCGCCGCGGTCAAACGTTGGGCCTGTTTCTGGACGAGTGTGTCGCCCGGGGCTTCCACTACGAGCTGCTGCAGTGCTACAACGAAGCGATCTGGGCGCGGCATCTCGAGCTGAAGCAGACGGACGGGTACGACGAGAACGTGCACTATCCGCTGCTGGTGAAGATGTACAAGTACGGCCAGTGCGGTGGCGCCGGCAGCATGTTGCACCGGTTGTGA